A stretch of Bifidobacterium sp. ESL0704 DNA encodes these proteins:
- the upp gene encoding uracil phosphoribosyltransferase, which produces MQVHVLDHPLVEHKLTVLRDKNTPSNIFRELISELVTLEAYEATRDLDVVDRDIETPIAKMTGKHLASPRPMVVPILRAGLGMLDGMTRLLPTAEVGFLGMKRDEETLDIITYANRLPDDLTGRQCFLLDPMLATGGTTVAATHYLAERGAKDITSINILAATPGLKHVEETLDPSIDFKVVVCGVDKKLNEHGYIVPGLGDAGDRLYGLID; this is translated from the coding sequence ATGCAAGTACATGTTTTGGATCACCCGCTAGTCGAGCATAAACTCACCGTTCTGCGGGATAAGAACACACCCTCCAACATCTTCCGCGAGCTCATCAGCGAACTGGTGACGCTCGAAGCCTACGAAGCCACGCGCGACCTTGACGTGGTCGACCGCGATATCGAGACGCCGATCGCCAAGATGACCGGCAAGCATCTCGCCAGCCCGCGCCCCATGGTCGTCCCGATTCTGCGCGCCGGCCTGGGAATGCTCGATGGCATGACCCGTCTGCTGCCCACCGCCGAAGTCGGATTCCTCGGGATGAAGCGCGACGAAGAGACGCTCGACATCATCACCTATGCCAACCGCCTGCCCGACGACCTCACCGGCCGCCAGTGCTTCCTCCTGGACCCGATGCTCGCCACCGGCGGCACCACCGTCGCGGCCACGCACTATCTGGCCGAGCGCGGCGCCAAGGACATCACCTCGATCAACATCCTCGCGGCCACCCCTGGCTTGAAGCACGTCGAAGAGACGCTCGACCCGTCCATCGACTTCAAGGTCGTGGTGTGCGGCGTCGACAAGAAGCTCAACGAGCACGGCTACATCGTCCCCGGCCTCGGTGACGCCGGCGACCGTCTCTATGGCCTGATCGACTGA
- a CDS encoding NUDIX hydrolase yields the protein MTSELKPSHVVESAGGIPYRWVAAGKARSLDERAEKAGEFAEARASRSTSKRKRQRRKPPLSEAEIHFRAIITQLEVCLVHRPKYDDWSWPKGKLEEHESSRHAAIREMEEETGVPVALGPSIGEVEYPLNAEGKKSKHAKTGSKTGAIYTKHVVYWMAHPIAPETAKSRQRAVGTIKHAKTSEIDEVRWLAIPQARKLLSHPLDRDILDQFVDRIQEGALKAQKLIIVRHSKAVARKKWNGTDADRPIIPRGAAASFALDQELGCYAPQKLASSPWLRCMETLEPYAWHTGLEITPLPALTEDAFAADPQATWQCVREVIDQLFAEADDVSAAKCAVRVGTKAVVKINDIDDSNPQDSDPRSTDIPQDDAASELADEATNDDRTGGSPNAISGSGMGSAGTQPPTKSTQSPDRNTETDHAAAASKTGRQSAPEPAKAPKQYSQATAICMHRPVIGGIFEHLRPMCASKSLGKQLIAKSPYMPTGNAVALFIVKDAEGPRIIDIQRMAPVVY from the coding sequence ATGACCTCCGAGCTCAAACCATCGCACGTCGTTGAATCGGCGGGGGGCATACCCTACCGTTGGGTTGCCGCCGGCAAGGCCAGAAGCCTCGACGAACGAGCCGAAAAAGCAGGCGAATTCGCCGAGGCCCGTGCCTCCCGCAGCACCAGCAAACGCAAGCGGCAAAGGCGCAAGCCGCCTCTGAGCGAAGCGGAAATCCACTTTCGTGCCATCATCACGCAACTGGAAGTCTGCCTGGTGCATCGTCCGAAATACGACGATTGGAGCTGGCCGAAAGGCAAACTCGAAGAGCATGAATCCAGCCGCCACGCGGCGATACGCGAGATGGAAGAGGAAACCGGCGTGCCGGTGGCCTTGGGGCCGAGCATCGGAGAAGTCGAGTATCCGCTCAATGCCGAGGGCAAAAAATCAAAGCACGCCAAAACCGGATCCAAGACCGGAGCGATCTACACCAAACATGTCGTCTATTGGATGGCCCATCCGATTGCGCCGGAAACCGCGAAAAGCCGGCAACGGGCCGTCGGTACCATCAAACATGCGAAAACCAGCGAAATCGACGAGGTGAGATGGCTGGCCATCCCTCAGGCCCGAAAGCTGCTCTCACACCCGCTTGACCGTGATATCCTCGACCAATTCGTCGACCGCATCCAGGAAGGCGCGCTCAAAGCGCAGAAACTGATTATCGTGCGTCACAGCAAGGCCGTGGCCCGAAAGAAGTGGAACGGCACCGACGCCGACCGACCCATCATCCCCCGCGGTGCCGCCGCAAGTTTTGCGCTCGACCAGGAGCTGGGCTGTTACGCTCCGCAAAAACTCGCTTCGTCCCCCTGGCTGCGTTGCATGGAAACGCTGGAACCATACGCATGGCATACGGGACTTGAAATCACGCCGCTTCCGGCACTGACCGAAGATGCCTTCGCGGCCGACCCGCAAGCAACCTGGCAATGTGTCCGAGAGGTCATCGATCAGCTGTTCGCCGAAGCCGATGACGTCTCGGCTGCGAAATGCGCTGTGCGAGTAGGCACCAAAGCCGTGGTCAAAATCAACGATATCGACGATTCGAATCCCCAAGATTCGGATCCTCGATCAACCGACATCCCCCAAGACGATGCTGCCAGCGAGCTCGCCGACGAAGCAACAAACGATGACAGGACCGGGGGCTCCCCCAATGCGATATCCGGTTCAGGCATGGGCAGCGCGGGCACTCAACCGCCAACAAAAAGCACTCAATCGCCCGATCGAAACACAGAAACTGACCATGCCGCAGCTGCCTCAAAAACGGGACGACAATCGGCTCCCGAGCCCGCAAAGGCACCAAAACAATACAGTCAAGCCACCGCGATCTGCATGCATCGACCCGTCATCGGCGGTATTTTCGAGCACTTGCGCCCCATGTGCGCCTCGAAATCGCTGGGCAAACAGCTTATCGCCAAATCGCCTTACATGCCGACAGGCAATGCGGTAGCATTGTTCATCGTGAAAGACGCGGAAGGCCCGCGTATCATCGATATCCAAAGAATGGCTCCAGTTGTCTACTAA
- a CDS encoding RNA degradosome polyphosphate kinase gives MAQIFDAPSKALLRSQIAEHIAETEKSDKRKALPEEQPLPPDRYFDRELSWLKFNKRVLEMAEDPEVPLLERANFAGIFASNLDEYFMVRVAGLKRRIDTGIAVTSASGLSPRQQLRSISETAHELQTEHANEAIKHILPELAREHIVLLSWDRLTSAEQERLSRYYRQQVFPVLTPLAFDPAHPFPYISGGSLNLAVLVENPNSGKTHFARVKVPDNLNRLVPVDDLTDEESREERYGFITMENLIIAHLESLFPGMIIKEARSFRVTRNEDIDVEEDDAENLLNAMEKELLRRRFGPPIRLEISDATSPFLSQLLARRLRVNEEEIFRLPAPLDMKLMFELQDIDRPDLKNKPFIPTTNRQIATVESSRAQDIFAAIRERDILLHHPYDSFSTSVQAFLAQAAADPRVLAIKQTLYRTSSNSPIIDALVDAAQAGKQVLALVEIKARFDEDANIAWARKLERAGVHVVYGIVGLKTHCKLSLVVRQEADGLRRYCHVGTGNYNPKTARQYTDLGLLTCDPVVGQDLTRLFNQLSGYAPRSSFHRLLVAPRTCRSGLIQRIRREEDAARAGHEAWIKIKVNSIVDEKTIDALYRASQAGVKIDIVVRGICALKPGAPGLSENIRVHSILGRFLEHSRIYAFANSAGPQIGEGPTAGPEVWIGSADLMHRNLDRRVEALVRVTDPEEVASLIDYVDLQMADTTSSWHMQPDGTYIRHSHDLDGKPLVDCQELLIKTHQRGRK, from the coding sequence ATGGCACAGATTTTTGACGCACCTTCGAAGGCATTGCTCCGCAGCCAGATTGCCGAGCACATCGCCGAAACCGAGAAGTCCGACAAGCGCAAGGCGCTGCCGGAAGAACAGCCCCTGCCGCCGGACCGTTATTTCGACCGCGAGCTGAGCTGGCTCAAATTCAACAAGCGCGTCCTCGAGATGGCGGAGGACCCCGAAGTCCCGCTCCTGGAACGCGCCAACTTTGCCGGCATTTTCGCCTCGAACCTCGACGAGTACTTCATGGTGCGCGTCGCCGGACTCAAACGCCGCATCGATACCGGCATCGCCGTGACGAGCGCCTCAGGCCTGAGCCCGCGCCAGCAGTTGCGCTCCATCAGCGAAACCGCACACGAGCTGCAGACCGAGCACGCCAACGAGGCCATCAAGCACATCCTGCCTGAACTGGCCCGCGAACACATCGTTCTGCTCAGTTGGGACCGGCTCACCAGCGCCGAGCAGGAACGGCTTTCACGCTATTACCGCCAGCAGGTCTTCCCGGTCCTGACACCGCTCGCCTTCGACCCCGCGCATCCGTTCCCCTACATTTCCGGCGGATCGCTGAACCTCGCCGTATTGGTGGAGAACCCGAACAGCGGCAAGACGCATTTCGCGCGCGTCAAGGTGCCCGACAACCTGAACCGTCTGGTGCCCGTCGACGACCTGACCGACGAGGAGAGCCGCGAGGAACGCTATGGCTTCATCACCATGGAGAACCTCATCATCGCCCACCTCGAATCGCTCTTCCCCGGCATGATCATCAAGGAGGCGCGTTCCTTCCGCGTCACCCGCAACGAGGATATCGACGTGGAGGAGGATGACGCCGAAAACCTCCTGAACGCCATGGAGAAGGAACTGCTTCGCCGCCGCTTCGGGCCACCGATCCGCCTCGAGATCAGCGACGCCACCAGCCCGTTCCTCTCCCAGCTTCTGGCACGCCGTCTGCGCGTCAACGAGGAGGAGATCTTCCGTCTTCCCGCGCCGTTGGACATGAAGCTCATGTTCGAGCTGCAGGACATCGACCGGCCGGACCTCAAGAACAAGCCGTTCATCCCCACCACCAACCGTCAGATCGCCACCGTCGAGTCGAGCCGTGCGCAGGATATCTTCGCCGCCATTCGCGAGCGCGACATCCTTCTGCACCACCCTTATGATTCGTTCTCCACTTCGGTGCAGGCCTTCCTGGCCCAGGCCGCGGCCGATCCGAGGGTGCTGGCCATCAAACAGACGCTCTACCGGACTTCCAGCAATTCGCCGATCATCGACGCACTGGTCGATGCCGCGCAGGCCGGCAAACAGGTCCTGGCACTGGTCGAGATCAAGGCACGCTTCGATGAAGACGCGAACATCGCGTGGGCCCGCAAGCTCGAACGCGCCGGCGTCCACGTCGTCTATGGCATCGTGGGTCTGAAGACCCACTGCAAGCTTTCGCTGGTCGTGCGTCAGGAAGCGGACGGTCTGCGTCGCTACTGCCACGTCGGCACGGGCAACTACAACCCGAAAACCGCCCGCCAGTATACCGATCTCGGCCTGCTGACCTGCGATCCAGTGGTCGGGCAGGACTTGACCCGCCTGTTCAACCAGCTTTCCGGTTACGCGCCGCGCTCCAGCTTCCATCGCCTGCTGGTCGCCCCGCGCACGTGCCGCAGCGGCCTCATCCAGCGTATCCGCCGCGAGGAGGACGCGGCACGGGCCGGTCATGAAGCCTGGATCAAGATCAAGGTCAACTCCATCGTCGACGAAAAGACCATCGATGCGCTCTATCGTGCCAGCCAGGCCGGGGTAAAGATCGACATCGTCGTACGCGGCATCTGCGCGCTCAAACCGGGAGCCCCGGGCCTGAGCGAGAACATCCGGGTGCATTCCATCCTCGGTCGTTTCCTCGAGCACAGCCGTATCTACGCCTTCGCCAATTCCGCAGGCCCGCAAATCGGCGAGGGACCGACGGCCGGTCCGGAAGTCTGGATCGGTTCGGCCGACCTGATGCACCGCAACCTTGACCGTCGAGTAGAGGCCTTGGTGCGCGTCACCGACCCCGAGGAGGTGGCCTCGCTCATCGACTATGTCGACCTGCAGATGGCCGATACCACCTCGTCATGGCACATGCAACCGGACGGCACCTATATCCGCCATTCGCACGATTTGGACGGCAAGCCTCTGGTCGATTGCCAGGAGCTGCTGATCAAGACCCATCAACGTGGCCGCAAGTAA